The Deltaproteobacteria bacterium genome has a window encoding:
- a CDS encoding YbhB/YbcL family Raf kinase inhibitor-like protein, whose product MPFTLRSPAFETGAGIPRRHTCQGADLSPPLTWADPPAGTRSLALTVVDPDVPDPAAPERSWVHWVVYDLPADVRALPENAGASAASLPAGARAGRNDWGRPDYGGPCPPIGRHRYLHRLQALDVVLGDLGTPTRDALLRATEGHVLGEAELLGTYQKER is encoded by the coding sequence ATCCCCTTCACCCTGCGATCGCCTGCCTTCGAGACGGGCGCCGGGATCCCGCGCCGGCACACCTGTCAGGGCGCGGACCTCTCTCCACCGCTCACGTGGGCCGATCCGCCGGCCGGCACGCGCAGCCTCGCGCTGACCGTGGTCGACCCCGACGTCCCGGACCCGGCCGCGCCGGAGCGCAGCTGGGTCCACTGGGTGGTGTACGACCTCCCGGCGGACGTCCGGGCCCTTCCAGAGAACGCCGGTGCGAGCGCAGCCTCGCTCCCCGCTGGCGCCCGCGCCGGCCGCAACGACTGGGGCCGGCCCGATTACGGCGGCCCCTGCCCGCCGATCGGCCGCCATCGCTACCTCCACCGTCTCCAGGCGCTCGACGTGGTGCTCGGGGACCTCGGCACGCCCACCCGCGATGCGCTCCTGCGCGCGACGGAAGGCCACGTTCTCGGCGAGGCCGAGCTCCTGGGGACCTACCAGAAGGAGCGCTGA
- a CDS encoding virulence factor family protein has product MRLVLHLVLIALAIAPALLACEGAGPAPETRAAGRLGEVELFPPAGAARALVYLVSDAGGWSPAWTHAAGLLRARGAAVVGVDLRQYLAGLRASHDGCHYVIAELEDRSQRWQRELGGSVYRSPILAGAGEGGTLALAALAQAPAATVAGAVVADPAPALPTRVPLCPGAPSHPLPEGGFAYGEPAAWPGFVRRAAPGPAPAPERLAAAVAAAIDASDGEGALRGLPLVELPAARPGPFLAVLYSGDGGWRDLDKTVGEWLAAHGVAVVGIDSLRYFWNAKTPERVASDLAEIIRTYGARWERSQVALIGYSFGAGIVPFALERLPEAERARVVQISLLGLEPRAPFAFHVAGWLEQAGVISDAYRDAPLVLPELERIDPRRVQCFEGAEEPDSLCRAPELGAVERITTRGGHHFDGDYPKLARRILDGLERRAAARGAP; this is encoded by the coding sequence ATGAGGCTCGTCCTCCATCTCGTCCTGATCGCGCTCGCGATCGCTCCGGCGCTCCTCGCCTGTGAAGGGGCCGGGCCGGCGCCGGAGACGCGCGCGGCGGGCCGTCTCGGCGAGGTCGAGCTGTTCCCGCCTGCGGGCGCAGCGCGCGCGCTGGTCTACCTGGTCTCCGACGCCGGCGGCTGGTCGCCCGCGTGGACGCACGCGGCCGGGCTCCTGCGCGCCCGCGGTGCCGCCGTCGTGGGGGTGGACCTCCGGCAGTACCTGGCAGGCCTGCGCGCGAGCCACGACGGCTGCCACTACGTGATCGCCGAGCTCGAGGACCGCAGCCAGCGCTGGCAGCGCGAGCTCGGGGGCAGTGTCTACCGCTCGCCGATCCTGGCCGGCGCGGGCGAGGGCGGCACGCTTGCGCTCGCCGCGCTCGCGCAGGCGCCGGCGGCGACGGTGGCCGGCGCGGTCGTCGCCGACCCCGCCCCCGCGCTCCCGACCCGGGTGCCGCTGTGCCCCGGCGCGCCGTCGCACCCGCTGCCGGAGGGCGGCTTCGCGTACGGCGAGCCGGCCGCCTGGCCGGGCTTCGTGCGCCGCGCCGCGCCGGGCCCCGCGCCGGCGCCGGAGCGGCTCGCCGCCGCGGTCGCCGCTGCGATCGACGCGAGCGACGGGGAGGGGGCGCTCCGCGGCCTCCCGCTCGTCGAGCTGCCGGCTGCCCGCCCGGGCCCCTTCCTCGCCGTCCTCTACTCGGGCGACGGGGGCTGGCGCGATCTCGACAAGACCGTGGGCGAGTGGCTGGCGGCGCACGGCGTCGCCGTCGTGGGCATCGACAGCCTGCGCTACTTCTGGAACGCGAAGACACCCGAGCGCGTCGCCTCCGACCTGGCGGAGATCATCCGCACCTACGGCGCGCGCTGGGAGCGCTCGCAGGTGGCGTTGATCGGCTACTCGTTCGGCGCCGGCATCGTCCCGTTCGCCCTCGAGCGGCTTCCCGAGGCCGAGCGCGCGCGGGTGGTGCAGATCTCGCTCCTCGGGCTCGAGCCGCGGGCCCCCTTCGCCTTCCACGTCGCGGGCTGGCTCGAGCAGGCGGGCGTGATCTCGGACGCCTACCGCGACGCGCCGCTCGTGCTCCCGGAGCTCGAGCGCATCGACCCGCGGAGGGTCCAGTGCTTCGAGGGAGCGGAGGAGCCCGACTCGCTGTGCCGGGCGCCCGAGCTCGGCGCGGTCGAGCGGATCACGACCCGCGGCGGGCACCACTTCGACGGCGACTACCCGAAGCTGGCACGGCGGATCCTCGACGGGCTCGAGCGGCGCGCCGCCGCGCGGGGCGCGCCGTGA
- the mprF gene encoding bifunctional lysylphosphatidylglycerol flippase/synthetase MprF, protein MKERLLTALPAILGVVLFAVAALMLHHELAQHPLHDVVAQIARIPRADVLLAVGLTVLGYLSLTGYDALALRWAGARLGYPRVALASFVAYVFSHNIGLSFFGGSAVRYRMFTSWGVSAATLARAITFDVLTFWLGFLALGSATFLRAPLPVPGALHSLLATSRPIGFVLLALLAAYALATLRRDRRLRVSGFSIEQPGPCWTAAQLALSCVDWALAAGAFYVLLPSAPGLGFATVLGAFLLAQVLGLVSHVPAGLGVFETAMVLLLAPWVRGDQVLGSAVAFRLVYYLLPMLVAVALFLGFELAQRRRAVARARAVIAGWMPELVPRALAVACFAAGVVLLLSGATPAAPGRIERLGGWLPLLFVELSHLLGSVAGVGLLLLARAVQQRIDAAWWAALALLVGGAATSLGKGLDWEEALLLLGAAAALAPCHRYFYRRSSLVGQSFTPTWMAGIAGVLIGTGFVVLLAYRHVDYARELWWQFALDANAPRSLRALAAGALTLGAFALARLLRPAPPLAGLPGPAELDRAAALAAGAAHADAHLALLGDKQLLFSENGEGFLMYGVHGRGWVAMGDPVAPSPAARRELAWRFREEADRHGGTPIFYEVGGDDLPIYVDLGLHLRKIGEEARVPLAGFSLEGKAHAKLRHAVRRMEREETVFEMVPVERVAALLDELAAVSDAWLAAKHTREKRFSLGCFDRAYLQRLPVAVMRRQGRIVAFANVWAGRAREELSVDLMRHTDDAPSGVMDALFAELLLWGRAEGYRWFGLGMAPLAGLERHRLAPRWNQLGALLFRYGEHFYNFQGLRAFKDKFDPVWEPRYLATPGGLASALALGHVAALVNGGVAGLVKK, encoded by the coding sequence GTGAAGGAACGCCTGCTGACGGCGCTGCCGGCCATCCTCGGTGTCGTGCTCTTCGCGGTGGCGGCCCTCATGCTCCACCACGAGCTCGCGCAGCACCCGCTGCACGACGTGGTCGCGCAGATCGCGCGGATCCCACGCGCGGACGTCCTGCTGGCGGTCGGCCTCACCGTGCTCGGCTACCTCTCGCTCACCGGCTACGACGCCCTCGCCCTGCGCTGGGCCGGCGCCCGGCTCGGCTACCCGCGCGTCGCGCTGGCGTCCTTCGTCGCCTACGTGTTCAGCCACAACATCGGGCTCTCGTTCTTCGGCGGGAGCGCCGTCCGCTACCGGATGTTCACGAGCTGGGGCGTCAGCGCGGCCACGCTCGCGCGCGCCATCACCTTCGACGTGCTGACCTTCTGGCTGGGCTTCCTCGCGCTCGGCTCGGCCACCTTCCTGCGGGCGCCGCTGCCGGTGCCCGGCGCCCTGCACTCGCTCCTCGCGACGAGCCGGCCGATCGGGTTCGTGCTGCTCGCGCTGCTCGCCGCCTACGCGCTCGCCACCCTGCGCCGCGACCGCAGGCTGCGCGTGAGCGGCTTCTCGATCGAGCAGCCCGGGCCTTGCTGGACCGCCGCGCAGCTCGCGCTCTCGTGCGTGGACTGGGCGCTCGCTGCGGGGGCCTTCTACGTGCTCCTGCCCTCCGCGCCCGGGCTCGGCTTCGCGACCGTGCTCGGTGCCTTCCTGCTCGCCCAGGTGCTCGGGCTCGTGAGCCACGTGCCCGCGGGTCTCGGCGTCTTCGAGACCGCCATGGTCCTGCTGCTCGCGCCGTGGGTGCGCGGCGACCAGGTGCTCGGCTCCGCGGTCGCCTTCCGGCTCGTCTACTACCTGCTGCCGATGCTGGTGGCCGTCGCGCTCTTCCTCGGCTTCGAGCTGGCGCAGCGGCGGCGGGCGGTCGCCCGGGCGCGCGCCGTGATCGCGGGGTGGATGCCGGAGCTGGTGCCGCGCGCCCTCGCGGTGGCCTGCTTCGCGGCCGGGGTCGTGCTGCTGCTCTCCGGTGCGACGCCGGCCGCGCCCGGCCGCATCGAGCGCCTCGGGGGCTGGCTGCCGCTCCTCTTCGTCGAGCTCTCGCACCTGCTCGGAAGCGTGGCCGGCGTCGGGCTGCTGCTGCTCGCGCGCGCCGTCCAGCAGCGCATCGACGCCGCCTGGTGGGCCGCGCTGGCGCTGCTGGTGGGCGGCGCGGCGACCTCGCTCGGCAAGGGGCTCGACTGGGAGGAGGCGTTGCTGCTGCTCGGGGCGGCCGCCGCGCTGGCGCCCTGCCACCGCTACTTCTACCGGCGCAGCTCGCTCGTCGGGCAGTCGTTCACGCCCACGTGGATGGCCGGCATCGCGGGGGTCCTGATCGGCACCGGCTTCGTCGTGCTGCTCGCGTACCGGCACGTGGACTACGCGCGCGAGCTGTGGTGGCAGTTCGCCCTCGACGCGAACGCGCCGCGCTCGCTGCGCGCGCTGGCGGCCGGCGCGCTCACGCTCGGGGCCTTCGCGCTGGCGCGGCTCCTCCGGCCGGCGCCCCCGCTGGCCGGGCTGCCCGGTCCGGCGGAGCTCGACCGCGCCGCCGCGCTGGCGGCCGGCGCGGCGCACGCCGACGCGCACCTCGCGCTGCTCGGCGACAAGCAGCTCCTCTTCTCCGAGAACGGTGAGGGCTTCCTCATGTACGGCGTGCACGGCCGGGGCTGGGTGGCGATGGGCGACCCCGTCGCACCGTCGCCAGCAGCGCGCCGCGAGCTTGCCTGGCGCTTCCGCGAGGAGGCGGACCGGCACGGCGGAACGCCGATCTTCTACGAGGTGGGGGGCGACGACCTGCCGATCTACGTCGACCTCGGCCTCCACCTGCGCAAGATCGGCGAGGAGGCGCGCGTGCCGCTCGCCGGCTTCTCGCTGGAGGGCAAGGCCCACGCCAAGCTGCGCCACGCGGTGCGGCGCATGGAGCGGGAGGAGACCGTCTTCGAGATGGTGCCCGTCGAGCGGGTAGCGGCGCTCCTCGACGAGCTGGCCGCCGTCTCGGACGCGTGGCTCGCCGCCAAGCACACCCGCGAGAAGCGCTTCTCGCTCGGCTGCTTCGACCGCGCCTACCTGCAGCGGCTCCCGGTGGCCGTCATGCGCCGCCAGGGGCGGATCGTGGCGTTCGCGAACGTGTGGGCCGGGCGCGCGCGCGAGGAGCTCTCGGTCGACCTGATGCGGCACACCGACGACGCACCGTCCGGCGTGATGGACGCGCTCTTCGCCGAGCTGCTGCTGTGGGGCCGCGCCGAGGGGTACCGTTGGTTCGGGCTCGGCATGGCGCCGCTGGCAGGCCTCGAGCGACACCGCCTCGCGCCGCGCTGGAACCAGCTCGGCGCACTTCTGTTCCGCTACGGCGAGCACTTCTACAACTTCCAGGGTCTGCGCGCCTTCAAGGACAAGTTCGACCCGGTGTGGGAGCCGCGCTATCTGGCGACCCCCGGCGGGCTGGCGTCGGCCCTGGCGCTGGGGCACGTGGCGGCGCTCGTGAACGGCGGGGTCGCGGGGCTCGTGAAGAAGTAG